In the genome of Pseudomonas sp. Teo4, the window GCCGCCACCTCCATCTATGTCCCCGAACTGACCGTCAACCAGTTGCGCGAGATCCAGCTGATCCGCCACTTGCTTGAGGGCGAAGCTGCGGGCCTTGCGGCCGAGCGCATCTCCGAAGCCGAACTGGCCCACCTCGAAGAAGTGCAGGCTGCGTTCCAGGCGGCGGTCAGCGTCGACTACAAGAAGGCTTCGTTGCTCAACCGCGAGTTTCATTTCGGCCTGATCGCTGCGGCGCGCATGCCGGTGGTGTTCAAGACCCTGGAAAACATGTGGGTGATGATGGGGCCGCTGCTCAGCACCTTCCACGCCGAAGTGCCCAAGGCCGAACTGGCCAGCGCCAAGCACAAGCACTTCGAAGTGCTTGAGGCATTGCGCAAGCGCGACTCGGCCAAGGCCAAGGCTGCGTTGCAAGCCGACATCGCCTGGGGCGAGCTGATGCTGGAGTGGCTGGAGCGCAAGTCCATGGCGACGACCTCGGCTTGAGTGTTCACACGCTCGGCGCGACGCTGGCCGATACCGGGTGCCGGGCACGCCACACCAGCCAGGCCAGCGGCAGGTGCACCAGCACGGCGGCGACCACCCCGGCCCATGGGGTAAGGGCCAGTTGCCCATGGGTGACCAGGTAGCTGCCCGCCGTCTCGCCCAGGGTGATTCCCAGGTTGAAGGCCGAAATGTTCAGGCCTGATGCGAAGTCGACGGCCCTTGGGGCATAGCGCCCGGCGGTGTCGAGCATGCCGGCCTGGAAGCCTGGGGTCATGCCGAAGGCCAGCACGCCCCAGATGAACAGCAGCACCACCATCGCTATCGGGGATGTCAGCGACAGCCCCAGCAGCACCAATGTCGCGGCCAGCAGCACGAACAGCAGGCGCAGTGCACGTTGCCAGCCCATGCGGTCGGCCAGACGCCCACCAGCCAGGTTACCGAGCAGCGTGGCCAGGCCGAACACCACCAGCAGGCTGCTGGCCGTGGCCGAGGAGAAACCGGTGATGTCGGTGAGGATCGGGGTGATGAAGGTGAAGGCGGCGAAACTTGCGCCGAACCCGAGAATGGTCACCAGCATCATCGACCAGATGGCCGGTTGCCCCAATGCAGCCAGTTGCGTGCGAATGTTGCCCGCTTCACCGCTTTGCAGTGCAGGCAGCCAGAACAGGGTCGCCAGCAAGGCCAGGGCGCTGAGGGCGGCCACGGCGTAGAACGGCAGGCGCCAGCCAAGGGCATTGCCGAGGAAGCTGCCCAGCGGTACGCCGATCACCATGGCCAGGGTCAACCCCGCGAACATGATGGCGATGGCCTTGCTGGCTTGGCCCCTGGGGGCCAGGCTGGCTGCCACCGTGGCGCCGATAGCGAAGAAACTGCCGTGGGCGACGGCGGTAATCAGACGGCCCACCAGCAAGGTGGTGTAGTCGCTGGACAGTGCCGAGAGCAGGTTGCCGGCCAGAAACACCGCGACCAGCCCAAGCAACACCGGCTTGCGTGGCAGGCGCCCCAGCAGCAGGACGATGAACGGGGTGAAGATCGCCAGTGCCAGGGCGTACAGGCCGACCAGGCCGCCAGCAGTGGCCAGGCTCACGCCAAGGTCGCTGGAAATCGACGGCAGGATGCCGACCACGATGAACTCGGCCACGCCGATGGCGAAGGCCGTCAGAGCCAGCACGTAGATCCCAGGATGGATACGTGTGGAGGTGGGGGTAGTCATGAACAGACGCTCGCAAGGTGAAAGATGAAGCAGACGATACGAGCTCGCTGGCTTGTGATGTAGACTTGTGCAATTCAAACCAGCTGTGAATTGAGGTCATGCAAAGCCGAATCAAGGACATCAACCGCTCGGGCGAGATGGAGGTGTTTGCCGAAGTGGTGGCCGCCAGCACGTTCTCGGAAGCGGCACGGCGCCTGGACATGACGCCCTCGGCGGTCAGCAAGCTGATCGCCCGCCTCGAACAGCGCCTTGGCGCACGCCTGCTGCACCGCACCACGCGGCGCCTGGAACTGACCGCCGAAGGCGAACGCTTTCATGCCGAATGCCTGCGTATTCTTGAACAGATCGACAACGCCGAACGCGACGTGGCCAATGCCGCCTGTCCCAGCGGCGTCATCCATATCAACAGCAACCTGCCGTTTGGCCTGCACTGCCTGGCGCCGTTGATTCCCCAGTTCCTCGAGGCCTACCCGCAAATCACCCTGAACCTTGAACTGACCGACACGGTGGTCGACCTGCTGGAGCGTCGCGCCGATATCGCCATTCGCTCGGGCCCGTTGAAAGCCTCGCGCCTGGTGCAGCGCCACCTGGGCCGTAGCCGCTTGCGTACGGTCGCCTCGCCGGCCTATTTGGCGCGCCATGGGAAGCCATGCACACCTGCAGAGTTGGCCGGCCACAACCGGCTCGGTTTTGGTTTTCATCGTCACTCCCAGGCCTGGGTCTACCGCGATGAGCAGGGGCAGCGGGTGGAGGTCGAACCACAAGGCAACCTGCTGGTGCACGACGGTGAGAGCATGCGTCAGCTATGCCTGGGAGGGGCAGGGATCGCGCGTCTGGCCAACTTCCACGTGGGCGCCGATATCGACGCCGGGCAGTTGGTGCCGTTGCTGGACGGCTTTGAAAGCGACGAGCAGGAAGATGTGCTGCACGCCGTGTTCATTGGGCCGGGCCGCCAGTTGCCGCAGCGGGTGAGGGTGTTCATCGACTTTCTGGTCGAGCGTCTGGACACACGCTATTTCAGTTGATGCAGGCGCAGCCCCTGCTGTATACATGACGCCACCAAGGGGAGCCCGGCAACGGGCTGAGAAACCGCTGGCGCGGTGACCCTTCGAACCTGATCCGGATCATGCCGGCGAAGGGATGGGACTGCCGACCTACCTTTTTGCCGGCCTCACTGCGAGGCCAGTCCATGCATCACCTCAACGGTCTCGCTGTCAGCCTAGAAAGGACAGCACCATGACCGAACGCTTCAACGCCACCCTGCGCCGCCAGAGCGAGCCGACCTGGTCCGCCGCCGTTGGCCACCGCTTCGTCACCCAATTGTGCGACGGCAGCCTGCCGGACCCGGTGATGGTCCGCTACCTGGTGCAGGACCACCGCTTCCTCGACAGCTTCCTGACCTTGCTCGGTGCCGCCATCGCCACTGCCGACACCTTCGAAGCGCGCCTGCGGTTCGGGCGTTTCGCCGGCATGATCAGCAGCGATGAAAACACCTATTTCCTGCGCGCTTTCGAAGCCCTGGACGTCAGCCCCGAGCAGCGCCAGGCGCCGCCCGACACCGTGCCCACCGCAGGCTTCAAGGCGATCATGCGCGAAGCCGCCGCCACCCGTTCGTACGCCGCCGCGCTGGCGGTGCTCAATGTCGCCGAAGGCCTGTACCTGGACTGGGCGCTCAAGGCACCCAAGCCGCTGCCAGCCAACTTCGTCCATGCCGAGTGGATCACCCTGCACGACAACCCAGCGTTCAGTGACTTTGTCGCTTTCCTGCAAGCCGAACTGGACCGGGTCGGCCCGCAGGAGGCAGCGCTGGCCACCGATTTCTACCTGCGCACCGTCGCGCTGGAGCTGGCCTTCTTCGAGGCCGTGTATGAGGAACAACAATGAGTCTGGATATCTTCGACCGCCTCAAGGCAGCCGCGCTGCCTGAGTGGAACAGCTACGTCGACCACGCCTTCGTACGTCAGATGGGCGAGGGCACCCTGTCGGAAAGCGCCTTCCGTACCTACCTGGTGCAGGACTACCTGTTCCTCATCCAGTTCGCCCGCGCCTGGGCGCTGGCCGCTTATAAAAGCCGTCGACCCAGCGATATTCGCGCTGCCCAGGCCGGGTTGGCGGCGATTCTCGATGAAACCGACCTGCATGTGCGCCTGTGCGCCCGCTGGGGCCTGAGCCAGGCCGACATCGAAGCGGCACCGGAGCACCAGGCGACGGTGGCCTACACCCGTTTCGTGCTGGACTGCGGTGCGGCGGGCGACCTGCTCGACCTGCACGTGGCGCTGGCGCCCTGCGTGATTGGTTATGCGGAAATCGGCAGCCGGTTGGCCGGCGGCATCAGCGACATGGCCAACCACCCGTACCGTGAGTGGATTGGCGAGTACGCGGGTGAGGGGTATCAGGGGGTGGCGCAGGCGGCGCGCAAACACCTGGACGAGCTGGCTGCACGCAGCATGACCGAGCAGCGTTTCACGGAGCTGGCGGCGATC includes:
- the tenA gene encoding thiaminase II, with product MSLDIFDRLKAAALPEWNSYVDHAFVRQMGEGTLSESAFRTYLVQDYLFLIQFARAWALAAYKSRRPSDIRAAQAGLAAILDETDLHVRLCARWGLSQADIEAAPEHQATVAYTRFVLDCGAAGDLLDLHVALAPCVIGYAEIGSRLAGGISDMANHPYREWIGEYAGEGYQGVAQAARKHLDELAARSMTEQRFTELAAIFAQASRLEADFWQMGLDGAAK
- a CDS encoding GntR family transcriptional regulator; protein product: MTVHKPLDKGNLSERVYSIIRTALMDGQYQPGDRLRISALAEEFGVSITPVREAIFRLVSDHALDMKAATSIYVPELTVNQLREIQLIRHLLEGEAAGLAAERISEAELAHLEEVQAAFQAAVSVDYKKASLLNREFHFGLIAAARMPVVFKTLENMWVMMGPLLSTFHAEVPKAELASAKHKHFEVLEALRKRDSAKAKAALQADIAWGELMLEWLERKSMATTSA
- a CDS encoding MFS transporter, which translates into the protein MTTPTSTRIHPGIYVLALTAFAIGVAEFIVVGILPSISSDLGVSLATAGGLVGLYALALAIFTPFIVLLLGRLPRKPVLLGLVAVFLAGNLLSALSSDYTTLLVGRLITAVAHGSFFAIGATVAASLAPRGQASKAIAIMFAGLTLAMVIGVPLGSFLGNALGWRLPFYAVAALSALALLATLFWLPALQSGEAGNIRTQLAALGQPAIWSMMLVTILGFGASFAAFTFITPILTDITGFSSATASSLLVVFGLATLLGNLAGGRLADRMGWQRALRLLFVLLAATLVLLGLSLTSPIAMVVLLFIWGVLAFGMTPGFQAGMLDTAGRYAPRAVDFASGLNISAFNLGITLGETAGSYLVTHGQLALTPWAGVVAAVLVHLPLAWLVWRARHPVSASVAPSV
- a CDS encoding TenA family protein, encoding MTERFNATLRRQSEPTWSAAVGHRFVTQLCDGSLPDPVMVRYLVQDHRFLDSFLTLLGAAIATADTFEARLRFGRFAGMISSDENTYFLRAFEALDVSPEQRQAPPDTVPTAGFKAIMREAAATRSYAAALAVLNVAEGLYLDWALKAPKPLPANFVHAEWITLHDNPAFSDFVAFLQAELDRVGPQEAALATDFYLRTVALELAFFEAVYEEQQ
- a CDS encoding LysR family transcriptional regulator, whose product is MQSRIKDINRSGEMEVFAEVVAASTFSEAARRLDMTPSAVSKLIARLEQRLGARLLHRTTRRLELTAEGERFHAECLRILEQIDNAERDVANAACPSGVIHINSNLPFGLHCLAPLIPQFLEAYPQITLNLELTDTVVDLLERRADIAIRSGPLKASRLVQRHLGRSRLRTVASPAYLARHGKPCTPAELAGHNRLGFGFHRHSQAWVYRDEQGQRVEVEPQGNLLVHDGESMRQLCLGGAGIARLANFHVGADIDAGQLVPLLDGFESDEQEDVLHAVFIGPGRQLPQRVRVFIDFLVERLDTRYFS